gaagcaataaaaaaaaaacggaaGGCTGCTGCGTTTTCTTCTTTAGCCTATTTGATACTCGCTTGATCTAAAGATGATTGTTTTTAGCTACCTTAGAATAATTAATCTAGTGGGGTTAGTTGGGACGTTAAGCTTATATAATAATGGAAATCCTTCCTTTAGTTCATCCAGCGAAATGTTTTAGTATACCCATAAAAAAAATGGATGCTAGTTTGATATAATAACGGaatgtttaaattttttttttatgaaatatttatgtatatctttgaaagaaaacgggtattatttttatataataaTGAAAGTATTTTGGTATGTCtttgaaaaaagaaagaaaagatttcAATATTTCGAAATCTTTATTTTTGCTAAGTCCCTAATTTGACCATAGAAAAGAATCTGattataaaattattttcattTAAACCCGCATTGACTACTTTTGTATCCTGTCTATACGCATAAACTGCAAATGTCGATTAATACTTCATCATTTGAGTTATTTCAATATTCATAAAAAAATGCTGCATAATCTTGCATTTCCTTCTACTTATATGCAGATTATCATATTTTTGCCAATTTTATTATTATACTTTCATTTAAGACATTAGCAACGTTTATAAGctttattttaaaatagcattttaaAATCTCCTTTACGCGAATTattaatcttattttaaatagcattattatttaaagtctttgcaacatttataagtttattttaaataggcatttgaagtttccttttatgcaaattattatatttttataaatctcattctaaatagcattttttaaagccttatcaacttttataaattctattgttaatggcatttaaaatcttcttttatacaaattattatattctttcCTATAGGTTTTATTAGCATTTTATTTTAagaaccttagcaacatttataaacttttatttcaaatagcattctaaaatcccCTGTTATGCGAATTACTAGTCCCATTTTAACAGCATTATTATTTGAAGTCCTTTTTTTataaaatgacatttaaaatcctcttttgcataaattgttatattttacaagtcttatttgcacaagctattttcttaaaatttaaatactatatccaacattgattaattaacccaagtttggtcggataaccgtagttaacggattctaaaggatgcctaatcccttccctttaggataatatagaacccttacctagaatcacactggttaggcagactattaacggaggtttaattagctttaccttagttaataattaggtgtcctaattcaccgtaaaattaattaggtggcgactccttaaaacaaaaacaatttaggaatcaccaatatgttgtactccgcttcaacccggttaaaatggggtataacaccatCCACCAGTGATATATATCGTTAATCACCACTATCAATTACTATTATCATTAGTTATCACCTTCATCCAATATAtaaattaattattatcattaaccATTACCATCACTAATTACTACTGTCAGTCAGCACCCATAACCACCTATATTAGCCATATCACCACCACCGATCATAATACAATCTCTTTCTAATATTTCATTATGGAGGATGTGATCTAATTCAATACAAAATGAAGAATCTTAATTATCAGAGCTTAACATGTCTATAATTCTCTTGAAAGAGAGGGTGCCTCTACAGTGAGGACATAAATGATATACAATTAGATAAATTAATATCTTAACCCCTGACACCCTCGAGCCCCAACCCCGTAACACCCCCAACGCCCAAACTCACCCACTTCTCTCCCACCCTCCACACACGTAGTTGCTTGTCTAGAATATATTAATACTATTAGggcaatattattttttatttacttaCGGAATATTAAAAAGTAAATaagaaaattatttatttttcgaGAGAACACtttccttcgtaccaaacacaccctttgaCAATTAACTTTTCCGAAGTTGTGTGGTATATATTGTATAGAAGATTCCTACGTACTACACTATTTATTAACTTATATAAGTGATGATTAGAATTTAGAATTCTAAATTCTTATAACCTGTTCATTGTTGTGATAGCAAGTTTCTACGTGGAACGCAGAAGAAAAAGCAACCTATTTATTTCGAGCTTTAAAAAATTAATAGTTCTCATAGTCGACTCGATTCTTTCAAATTATTTCTCCTTATTGAGAAAAGATAACAAAGATAAAATACGAGCTTTGTTGTTTCAAGATTAATCTATTCATTCGTCTGGATAATTTTTTTCGTAGCTACTTTATAAGAAAAAAGTGTTATTCTTTTCTGTCAACCTTTTGTTTTTCTTCCAAAACTGCAGTGGCATACTAATTGTGTCTAATAACCAAATTATTGTAACAACCAGTCAGTTATGGTAATGATAAAGTTTTATAAAAGTCTCTTAGCTttctatgtctcttttcatgaaTGAAACTGGAATAGTGGTCATAAAGGTCACAATAAGATTCACGATTTGAATTTTGAACTCACTTTTTGGCAaaagaaatctttttttttttatttttggaatgCACTAAACCATAAGTAGTGTTATCGTCAAAACTCTTCTTCtatttaaaaaaggaaaaataataatataatattagaaaataaaataaatctatGTTATATATACTGACTGAAATATTATACTAATATATTAATTTAGGATGCAATCAACAAATTAAAACTACTTTCAAGGCCATTGAGAATATGTAGTAGCTAATGTTGTAGATTATTTGCGAAAGCTATAGATGATGTTAATGTGTTTTTGATCTAAGGACCTATTTATAGGTTGTTAATTGCTAAACATTTAGAAGCCAGCCGGCTAATAGGGGCATTTTACCCATAAAACTTGTCAATTTGGCTAATAtctcactttgcctaaataacaCAGTCTAAACCGAATAACTAAAATTGAACTATAGAAATTAAACGTTGGAgatataattaaattaaaatgtACAATTGATTACTTGGACATAAAGTTTAAGAGATCATTAGAGATATAATTAAGTTAATAAAAATATGTTATCAGCTTAAACTATTTTATATGAGATGTTTAGCATTTCAACATGCATGATACTATAGCCAAATTCCATGACAATGAATATTTTTCAATTACAAGGGTTGAGAAATGGTTATTGGTGAATTTTATCCATAACTATATGTCCCATGTTTGAACAGTGGAAAATGACAATATTCTAATAGAGAGAGCTTCCCTTTTTAATGGACCTTAGGTCGGACGAATCTGAATGACTTCAAAGCGAGTACCGGACAATAGGtaaaaagaaataagataaaaggcttaatgcatatatATGGCCTCCTAAACTTGTCTCTTTATtctattttggcacctcaactaagtgttattCCTATTGGACCCCTGAACTTgacctcaagtgtgtctatcaaacacgaCCTGACTTACAAAGcatatatggtgagtttcattttttttagccttGCGCATGAATGTCAACCGCATCCTCCGTGAAAAATTCAACTAATTAAAACACTCCacccattttaattatacacattagaTAGGAAGAAGTGTGCTACTGTGTTATACAAGTGAAGAACCACCACTTAAACTAAGCAAATAACAAAATTGGAAAACAAGAAATCAAAAttggaaactaaaactgaaactaaaaactaaaaactgaaaactaaatctagaaaataaaaacccaaaactggaaactaaaattgaaaaataagaaaccaAAACTGAAATCtaaaaaaccaaaaccaaaactTAATcgctgatgtgtataattaaaatgggtGGGGTGTGTTGATTGGTTGAATTTTCCACGTAGGATGTGAATTGACATTCACACGCAAGACTaaaaaaatgaaactcaccatatatgttatgtaaatcggattgtgtttgatagacacacttaatACAGTAGCATACTTCTTCCCATCTAACgtgtataattaaaatgggtGGGGTGTTTTAATTAGTTGAATTTTCCACGTAGGATGTGGTTAACATACATGCGCAAGGCTaaaaaaatgaaactcaccatatatgttatgtaaatcggattgtgtttgatagcccccctaaacttgtccattttttctattttggcacctcaactaagtgttgttcctattggaCCCCTGAACTTGACCTCAAGtctgtctatcaaacacaatctgacttacaaagcatatatggtgagtttcattttttttagccttGCGCATGTATGTTAACCACATCCTACGTGGAAAATTCAACTAATTAAAACACCCCacccattttaattatacacGTTAGATGGGAAGAAGTATGCTACTGTGTTATACAAGTGAAAACCACCGCTTAAACCAATCAAAtaacaaaatttaaaaataagaaatcaaaattggaaactaaaactgaaaactaAATCTGGAAAATAAAACCCCAAAACtggaaactaaaactgaaaaataaaaaaactggaaactaaaaaaccaaaaccaaaactTAATCGCTGATGTATATAATTAAAATGGGTGGGGTGTTTCGATTGGTTGATTTTTCCACGTACATTATGAATTGACATTCACATGCAAGGCTaaaaaaatgaaactcaccatTTATGttatgtaagtcggattgtgtttgatagatacACTTAAGACCAAGTTCAAGAGTTCAATAGAAACAACACATAGTTGAAgtgccaaaatgaaaagaaaaaaaaaagtttagaggccgcatatgcattaagccaagaTAAAAATTTGTTAGAGAACCCATAGAATCATGCTTCACCTGGGTGAGTAAAACACTTATAAATATATCCACAATAGATAGAATCGCCAAGAAACATTCTTTATCAAAGTGTTTTCTCCAATTAAGATGAATAGACTTTTCTCATTCCAATGGTTTCTTTTGCTTCTCTTATTCATCTTCACAAAAACCTCAATTTCTTCAAAACCCCATAAAATCCCAAGACTCACACCACTTCTTAAAAATATACGTCATGAGTCTAacaccttttcttcttcttcaaatctTCCAAAAGAATTTGAGACTTATTACTATGCACAAACACTTGATCACTTTAATTATGGACTAAAAAGTTATTCAACTTTTAAGCAAAGGTACATAATTAATTCTAAGTATTGGGGTGGTTCTAATTCGAGCACTCCAATTTTTGCCTGTCTTGGTGCTGAATCTCCCATTGATTATGATCCTCTTGAAATTGGATTTCTCACTGATTTTGCCCCTCGTTTTAAGGCTCTTCTTGTTTACATGGAGGTAAATTCATTAATTCCATCAAGTATCTATCTATATTATATCTACAGTATTATAAAaccatgaatataaatgttgattgATCAAAAAACTTTTGCACCCTTATAAGTTGAAATCTTCTCTAAAAAATTCATTTCATATTGGATAAAATTGTAATATTAATTATTTTCTAATATCTAGGGCTTCGAATCAAACTGAAAACCCAGACTCCAAAAACCAGTGTTACTCCCTTACTTCCTTTTCTTTTCGTTTATTATAAACTAGTAAACTCgtccgcgcttcgcgcagtcATGAAAGGATCTCATTGAATTTACATATTAATATAATCTAAAAATTtgaatattaattaaaaaaatataaacatgAAAAATCTCATTAGATTTATGAACTAATCTTTTTCTAATATTTCAATATTAAAAAATACAAACATGAAAGATCtcattgaaattatgaattaatcttaatatttgaatattaaaaaatataaatataaaagaaCTAAttatttatgctttattttttataatatttgAATATTGAAAAGTATAAACattaaacaaaaaggaaaaaaacaacaaaaaaaaaacaacaataaGAAAATGACAGAAAAGAAATCAACACATCCTAAACAAAAGAATCACTCTTTTTATTCATCCCATTTTTAGTTCTTAATTAGTGCTCTATTCGGAAAGGAAAATCATCAAATGAACCCAATCCTATCTATGGCACAGTGTAAGTTTATAAACAATTTTAAGTTTAATCACTCGAAATAACTTTTGATATACGTAATTGAAGTTACAAAATTAAACTCACGTCTAAAGTTATTAATTTTGTGTCAAGTATGGCATATTACTGGTGCTTGCCAAGGCCTAATTTTAGACATGTATTTCTTAAGTTTGAATTACGAATGTCTTCATAAGTTTCAGACATAGGTACACTTAAAATTGAGGGTAAATTTTACGAAGTTTGAACTATAAATCTTCATCCTCaccaatattttttaaatttttcaaCAACACACACTTGATTTAAACTCACTTTCATCGTTTAATTTGCTATAGTTGAGGGAATTGCTTAGAGCTGGATAATTAAAAGGCAGAAACTGATAAGATAACAACCAATAGAAGGAAAATAACATAGCCACATAATAATGTACCTCCAATTTGGATACAGAACCTTGTAAATCCAAATTGTGTCGACTTATGATTCCAGAAAGATAAGGTCTCTATccatataagtataaaataatGGTAAAGTTTAATCACACTATCAGAAATACAAAAAGATTAAACACATATCTATTTGCTTACAGCGTgattgaagaatgaaaatgaaatactCACTAAAACCAAAATCAAAGTCAAGCATCATTTCGATAGGAAAACTGCTCGTAGCTGTAGAACGAAGCCTGTGTAGTCTTGAAGAAAAGTTGTCCAATAGCCATTCTGCCAAGTCAATTTTGAGATGCCTGCAATACAGATATAGTTAAGAAGATGAAGTTTCGTACCTCCTGTGTTGGTTTATTCACTACCTTAGATGCCATTGGAATTCAAAACCTGGGGAAAAAAAATAGAACTGATAACAACCCTCATAGAAACTTGGTTACAAAATATTTAGAACAATCTCATATAAGTTCATCAGTAATAATGAAAGATGAACTTATATGATAAGTAAACAAAAAATTCACCACTCCAAAATGCCTTATCGTAGTAAAGATCATATCAATTATCGTAGTTTGCAATGATAGGTTCACAATTCCAATTAATAATCAACTGAGAATTCTGACGGATTGGAGCATACAAAGATAAGagtaacaacaacaatatattttTGAGCTTCACTATGAAAAAAGAGAAATAACAAAATATTATACTCTTTGTTCTGTTGGTTATATTTCAGTGATCAGTAAGGTAATatttattgtttttcttttttggaaTCTCTGGAATTTGTAGTAGAAAGCAAAACCTGATGAGACTTTTGGGATTCTATAATCAATGGAGTGATTTACGTGAGGAAGTGAAAAAGTTTTATCTCTTTACAAAAGACTGATCATTATGAATTCATTCATCTCCATATTGTACCCTACAATAATGGGATAATTAGTATAGTAACTCATACACAATGAATTAATATGGTTGTTTATAGAATTTAATGAAATTTAATAAATAGGGTACAATatggttaattatttaattagaaaataaggaaaaataaagaaaaaggagaaaaaagataaatagattcttggccatagagaggtgccacatcaccttgtctatgcctagctttatattatatatagatttgagTTAGTAGGAAATAAGACTAAGGACTCTACTTACTCATTAtctttgaattttaagaaattaGCAAGTTCTAGCAAAATAAAACTAAGACAAAACTTTTCCCTAGCAATACTTACTAGGGGTGAGCACAGTTTGGGCCAACCCGAAATCTAAACTGAAATccgaactttttaaatatttggtttggatattttgaTTATGGATTGAACttcagattttatttttaaaatttatggatttcggattggatatggatttagcactacggatttttggatatccgaaaatccAAAATTTATATACCTTATATCTAGCCCTACCTATATCATGTGCCCAGTACTAATCAATCTAGTTTCTAAAGGTCCAATAGATTATTACCTAAGGTCCTACCCATTAAAATATTAAGTCCAAAATACAATTCTCTTCTAAATCAAAAATAATATAgggttttcttacttctcaagtctcaaAAGCCTCACGTTAGTGTCACTTATGACAGAattctttgttatttttccagaTGAATCCTTAGATTTTATTTTGGTCATTTCCACTTTTCCATAATGCTTTTATTTGGTACGGATTTACTATGTTGGCCATGACTTGAatttgttaatcctaatttgaactAGAAGGTTTTTTTTACTGAGCCATTAAGAGTTAGATTTACCTCTATggaactaacacatgaatttcgTTCCTAATAAGTTTGCCTCAAGTCTTAAGAGTGAAATCCGAAATATCTAACCCGAATAATCCGAAACTAAACTTAAAATATTCAatccaatccgaacttatttggattggatttggattgtaatttcttcaatccggaaaccgaatatccaaaccgaaaatttcatatccaatTCGATGGCCCGAACGCCTACCCCTAATACTTACTActgtctttttttgttttttattataTGTTTCCTTTAAATTTTTAACATGACAACATTTTGTTTGAATAAAACTTAAATACAATAATTGAGATCAAGTAACATACGAATGCAACTACCTCTAATTTAATTTTTGACATTATTGTTCATTTATTAGTACTATTACTTTTTCATCCTATCTTCTTATTGGGAATGATAATCTCATTCTTTAGCTtataccaaataaagtgaatgATATAGAAACGTAACGTTTGAGTTAATTTAAGAAAATGTAACCAACCAATATCAAGTATTTCAACGAACTATCCCGAGAGCCAATTGAAGTTTATGAAGTTAGATTTGTACTACATTGATTTCTATTTCCTAGCTCAACTATAAATATTTTCTTAATAGTAATgcggatttttttttaaactatttttgcAAACATTTTCTAATAAATAACAATTTCTAAAGCTCACATGGCAACGAATGTCTATAGAGActagttattattatttttgttgttgttattattattattattatattattattattattattattgttattattattattataataataataataataataataataataataataataataataataataataataataataataataataataataaaagcatgaatataaatgttggttggcaaaaatatccttcaaatattgaacgacttttatgccCTTTTAAAGTTGAATTACTTTTTAAGGAGACAATTCCATGTCGGATAAAATTGTAAAATTTAGAATTGTATTGCATACCCGCAAGAATTCATATTATTCAATTAAGCTATTTTCTATGAGAACTCATACAATGTCTACGCTTAAACTGTTGTTAGTATCATAGTTTAGGAAAACTCCTATCGTTAATGGGTAAGTTGTATTGTTTGTCTCTCGGAAGGTGCACAAAGGTTATACAATAACAATTAATTAACAATATTAATAAGCACAGAAATTCAATTCTGAAAATCCAAAAAAGTGTTTTACCCGGAGAGTATCAATCATTGTGAGGTGCCGAAGGTTTGGGTCAATTAGAACATGGGTTGAAGGTATGGCTATTATGATTTCTCATTCTGTTATTTGTATTTTTAGTTCTTAAATTAATTCTTGAAAGTTGTTTGTTCCTCTAAGGTTTAAAACTGTTGGCTTGATGGAAATATTTTAGTTTAATGATAGGCGATTTAGGTAAATATGGAAATAGAAAATTAAAGAAGACCTTATGGGAAGTTGCTAAAGATAGAGATGGAAGACTAAGAAAACCTCGAAGTTGCTACGTAAGACGTTATTTGACTAAAGTTTTAAGGAAAATTTAAAGGGGATGCGGACActaattcaaattaaaaaaatgCCAAATGACTTAAAAAAATAAGGGGACTTATAAGTTTTCTAATATCACGCggtaatttttatttattttttggttcGGATCTGGCTCATTTAAAAAAATTGAGTAGACTTGTTTTTTAAAAGCCACATAGATATCTTTTTAAATTAACCAGACAACCCACTagaaaaagttgttatgtggcTTCAAAAAAATTAGTTGGATAGACTTACTTTTTCAAAGCCACGTGACATTTTTTATTAAAATGCTAAAtgagtttttttaaaaaattcatcAGCGAAAAAgttatatttgcaccatttgtgtaacagCAGGGGTATACATGCACCACTTCTTTAACGAGAGGTATATCTGTcataaatcgcaaagttgaggagtatatttgcacctttgtcctaaaataaatatatataattacaaataatattatttaatattttttttttactacaatTGAGATTGTCTGGAAATAACGTGCAACTGCACGTTTATAGAGAGTGATATTAATTAAAACCACAACTTTCCTATTTGTTTTTGTTTATGTCACATTTTGTGATTGTTAATGATAATCGGTAACTAAACCCAAATTTTCACCAAatggttcaacgtctactatatacaATACATCAAAACTTAACCTTGTATCTGTAGTGTGATTTTCCTGCAAATTCCATCTCTCTAGTTCCGCGCGTGGTGTAGATAAGCTATTcgtttttaatatatatatatatatatatactgatgaTCAGGGGAAGAGTTGGGGTAAAGCCGTAAATGAATCTTTTGGCTGGAAAATTGCACTCTATATATAAGCTCAAAATTattattcttatgtatatatagttgaTGTCGAATTTTCTTAGCTTTTTCCTGTGTTTGTTTCTTTATATTTCGAATCCCTTTGGTGAAATTTCTGACTCTGCAAcaatatgtatactatatattactATTGAATCCTCTGGACTACTTTATgcgtttacttctttatattttgactcTATCGATGAAAATGTTGGCTTGGCATTTCCCTTAGTGAGCTAGACACATCACGAATTCGGATTAGTCGGATCAGTTTTTTTTTATGCTTTAgagtttcttttttatttttatttttatttttattttgcattCTATTTTCAGCATAGGTATTATGGAAAATCAAGACAATTTGGGAAGACAATGGAAGAAGCTCTAAAAGGTGAAGACACTAGAGGTTATTTCAATTCAGAACAAGCTATAGCTGATTATGCAGAACTTTTGTTACATATTAAAGAAAAATACTTAGCACAAAATTCTCCAATTATTGTCATTGGAGGATCCTATGGAGGAAGTAAGAGAAAAAAATCCCTTCTTAATTTCCTTCTCTTTAGTCTTTGCAATTAATTTCTAGTTTGAATATTATCAAAACTCTTCctctaatttcttttttaaaaattattttctctttttttgaaatgcttttttttttcaGTGCTTGCTTCGTGGTTTCGAATGAAGTATCCTCATATAGCTCTTGGTGCTTTAGCTTCATCAGCTCCTATTCTTTATTTTGATAATATCACTCCACAAAATGGATATTATTCGATTGTGTCCAAGGATTTTGAAGTAAGAAAATTACTTAATTTTTTCCTTACTTTTAATAAGTCCtttattgttttattttattttattttacttttttctaATTACTAACAAGTTATTCCATAATTATTTCAGGAAGCTAGTAAGAGTTGTTACCGAACTATACGAAAATCATGGTCTGTAATTGACAAGATTGCTTCTAGGAAAAATGGACTCTCCTATCTCACTCGGAAATTCAAGACTTgctcgtaatttttttttttctctctttcctaTATTTCAAAAGGAGTTTAAGTTACTGTTAGGAATTTTGTACTGTCACATCACATTTATTTGCTATAACATGTAATTATCTTAATTTGCTTTTTTAGAGATTATACATCTCATATTTTAAGGAGATTTATTCGCAAATATCCCACATTTTAAGAGACTTACCAGTAAATATCTTTGACTTTGAGTGACTTATCAGTTTAAGAAATTTTTACACCATCAGGttgattttccttagtagt
The sequence above is a segment of the Lycium barbarum isolate Lr01 chromosome 6, ASM1917538v2, whole genome shotgun sequence genome. Coding sequences within it:
- the LOC132600311 gene encoding uncharacterized protein LOC132600311, which translates into the protein MNRLFSFQWFLLLLLFIFTKTSISSKPHKIPRLTPLLKNIRHESNTFSSSSNLPKEFETYYYAQTLDHFNYGLKSYSTFKQRYIINSKYWGGSNSSTPIFACLGAESPIDYDPLEIGFLTDFAPRFKALLVYMEHRYYGKSRQFGKTMEEALKGEDTRGYFNSEQAIADYAELLLHIKEKYLAQNSPIIVIGGSYGGMLASWFRMKYPHIALGALASSAPILYFDNITPQNGYYSIVSKDFEEASKSCYRTIRKSWSVIDKIASRKNGLSYLTRKFKTCSQLNDSFELKDYLNTLYSEVAQYDEPPSYPVTVVCGGIDGAPKGSHVLDRIYAGIVAYEGNQSCYDINSTPSETSMGWSWQLGNKEAIEKERAWL